A region of the Streptomyces sp. NBC_00442 genome:
CGACGAGCCGCCCACCCCCTACATCTCCGCCTGGCACCAGGCGCCGTTCCGGGGCGAGGGAGCCGTCGACCGCGAGGAGTTCGGGCTCCATCTGGAGCTTTTCACCATCCGACGTACTTCCGGCAAGCTGAAGTACCTCGCCGGTTCGGAATCCGGCATGAACGTGTTCATCAACGACGTGCCGCCGGAGACCGCGGCCGAGCGACTGCGAGAGGTGGCAAGCACGTGAGCAAGTACCTGGTGACGGGCGGCGCGGGGTATGTGGGCAGCGTGGTGGCGGCCCACCTGATCGAGGCCGGCCACGACGTCACCGTCCTCGACGACCTCTCCACGGGCTTTCGCGAAGCCGTCCCGGCCGGCGCCGCCTTCATCGAGGGCCGTATCCAGGACGCCGCGCAGTGGCTCGACCCGACCTTCGACGCGGTGCTCCACTTCGCCGCGTTCTCCCAGGTCGGCGAGTCGGTCACGGCCCCCGAGAAGTACTGGGCCAACAACGTCGGCGGCACGATGGCGCTGCTCGCGGCGATGCGCGGCGCGGGCGTGCGCAGGCTGGTCTTCTCCTCCACGGCGGCCACGTACGGCGAGCCCGACTCGACCCCGATCACCGAATCCGCGCCGACCGCGCCGACCAGCCCGTACGGCGCCTCCAAGCTCGCCGTCGACCACATGATCGCCGGGGAGTGCGCGGCCCACGGGCTCGCGGCGGTGTCGCTGCGCTACTTCAACGTGGCGGGTGCGTACGGCGTGTGCGGCGAACGCCACGCGCCGGAATCCCACCTGATCCCGCTCGTCCTCCAAGTCGCCCTCGGTGAGCGGGAGTTCATCTCCGTCTACGGCGACGACTACCCCACGCCCGACGGCACGTGCGTCCGCGACTACATCCACGTGGCGGACCTCGCCGACGCGCACCTGCTCGCGCTCGACGCGGCGACCCCCGGCGAACATCTGGTCTGCAACCTGGGCAACGGCAACGGATTCTCCGTGCGCGAAGTCATCGAGACCGTCCGCAAGGTCACCGGCCACGAGATTCCCGAGGCCGTCGCCGGACGGCGCGGTGGCGACCCGGCGGTCCTGGTCGCCTCCGCGCTGCGCGCCCACGACCGGCTCGGCTGGCGGCCCACCCGCACGGACCTCGCGGGAATCGTCGCGGACGCCTGGACGTTCGCGCGCGGCGTGCGAGGAGCCGGCGATGAGTGAAGTGGCCTCCGCCTTCCGGGAGTTGTACGGGTACGAGCCGGACGGGATATGGGCGGCGCCGGGCCGCGTCAACCTCATCGGCGAGTACACCGACTTCAACGAGGGCTTCGTCATGCCGCTCGCGCTGCCGCACACGGCGGTCGCGGCCGTGGCCCGGCGCACCGACGGCGTGCTCCGGCTCCACTCCGCGGACATCGAAGGGCCCGTCGTGGAGCTGCGCACCGACGCGCTCGATCCGCGGTCGGGGGCGGGCTGGGCGGCGTACCCGGCGGGCGTGGTGTGGGCGCTGCGCGAGGCGGGGCACGACGTGGGCGGCGCCGACATCCACCTCACCTCGACGGTGCCGACGGGCGCGGGCCTCTCGTCGTCGGCGGCCCTTGAGGTGGTGACCGCGCTCGCCCTGCGCGATGTCTTCGAACTCCCGGTTTCCATGCCGGAGTTGGCGTCGCTGGCGCAACGGGCGGAGAACGCCTTCGTCGGCGTCCCCTGCGGGATCATGGACCAGACGGCCTCGGCGTGCTGCGTCGAGGGCCATGTGCTGCACCTCGACGCCCGCGACCTGACCAGGCGCCAGATCCCCTTCGACCTGCCCGCCCACGGTCTGCGGCTCCTGGTCGTCGACACGCGGGTGCAGCACGCCCTGGGAGACGGCGCGTACGCCGAGCGGCGCGCCGGCTGCGAGCGGGGCGCGCGGGAGCTGGGTGTACGGACCCTGCGCGAACTGCCGCCCGCGCGCCTGCCCGACGCGCTGCGCGAGCTGTCCTCGTCGGTCGTGCGGGGCTGTGTGCGGCACGTGGTGAGCGACAACGAACGGGTCGCGCGGG
Encoded here:
- the galK gene encoding galactokinase, with protein sequence MSEVASAFRELYGYEPDGIWAAPGRVNLIGEYTDFNEGFVMPLALPHTAVAAVARRTDGVLRLHSADIEGPVVELRTDALDPRSGAGWAAYPAGVVWALREAGHDVGGADIHLTSTVPTGAGLSSSAALEVVTALALRDVFELPVSMPELASLAQRAENAFVGVPCGIMDQTASACCVEGHVLHLDARDLTRRQIPFDLPAHGLRLLVVDTRVQHALGDGAYAERRAGCERGARELGVRTLRELPPARLPDALRELSSSVVRGCVRHVVSDNERVARVAGLLASGDVRGVGPVLTEGHASLRDDLRVSCAELDLVVDTAVGAGALGARMTGGGFGGSAIVLLEEGALGAVSKAVTAAFERAGSAAPRLFEAVPSEGARRVV
- the galE gene encoding UDP-glucose 4-epimerase GalE, with amino-acid sequence MSKYLVTGGAGYVGSVVAAHLIEAGHDVTVLDDLSTGFREAVPAGAAFIEGRIQDAAQWLDPTFDAVLHFAAFSQVGESVTAPEKYWANNVGGTMALLAAMRGAGVRRLVFSSTAATYGEPDSTPITESAPTAPTSPYGASKLAVDHMIAGECAAHGLAAVSLRYFNVAGAYGVCGERHAPESHLIPLVLQVALGEREFISVYGDDYPTPDGTCVRDYIHVADLADAHLLALDAATPGEHLVCNLGNGNGFSVREVIETVRKVTGHEIPEAVAGRRGGDPAVLVASALRAHDRLGWRPTRTDLAGIVADAWTFARGVRGAGDE